The genomic window aactttcagcgaattctaaaggggtcgggttcaaaattggtcgaaatgggatggaataccctatATGTAAATCGCTTGTTTAAAATCTGTGCACTGTCACGACTTTCATCCATATCCTTTGAAAACTGTGAAACTAATTGAATTAAGTATTTAGagtgggcggccaccgtggtgtgatggtagcgtgctccgcctaccataccgtatgccctgggttcacacccctggcaaagtaacatcaaaattttagaaataaggtttatcaattaaaagaaaatttttctatgcggggtcgcccctcggcagtgtttggcaagcgctccgggtgtatttctgccatgaaaagctatcagtgaaaactcgtctgccttgcagatgccgtttggagtcggcataaaacatgtaggtcccgtccggccaatttgtagggaaaatcaagaggagcacgacgcaaattggaagagaagctcggccttagatctctccggaggttatcgcgccttaaatttatttatttaagtatttagTGTAGGtgatattgatgattttgtacAAATGGGTATGGAATAGGGCTCTTGTGCACAATCGACTAGTCGGTTAGTCGTGTAGCAACACTGCAATAATTGAAAATCGATTAGTAGATTACTAGTTATCGATTTTAACATAGCATGCAATTGACTACTTGTCATTTTCGAATACTGACAgtcttcaaaaattaaaattttttgattaaaaaataagATTTGAAGAAATTAATTTTGCTGTGTCGATTTCATGGTTCAACTACATATAtggttggcctagaaggttggccgagatggtcgtgcttggtaccggaacgtaccggatttgcatccggcaaaggaccatcaacagcgataacactccccaaggccttcggggagtatccttatcgctacaacaacaacgacagcaaCAAAACCCGTTCCAACGTACATCATTTGAAGaaatcaaatattaattttttgtaaGAAAGActaaagaaaacttttttttgctgtaaaatgAGTTTGCGTTGCTGGGTATGGAATTTCTTTTCCAGTTCCGAGAATACCAAAGAAGCAAAGTGCAAAATATATCAACTGCAGATGTCTTACAATAACGACACAATGTCTTTACGCAGAACTTATAAATGAATTACAAAAAACGCTATTCGAAAACTTGAATCTGTCACGAACCGATTGCAAACGACTAATCGATGTGTGATAATCGATTTTTTTACTAAACAACTTTTCCAATAGTCGATTATCAAGAGCTCTAGGGTGGAAATACTCTTTGATAGGCCTTAATAGCATTTTTTAAGGCATATGGAAAACTTCGATTTTTCAGAGATCCATTCAATATTTATCAATTGTTGACCAGATCAAATATTGTAGAATTTGAAAGAGAAAAATGTACTAACCTTCGCATTTTATATTGCAAATTCCACCCTTTCGTCCTTTTCGacaccaatttttgttgtttatctGGAAAACGTAAATTATATACATTCTTAGAAAAAATATTTAGCAAGTGCTAAAACAAGTATCAATATCGAAGTAGTGGGGGAAGAGTTAAAATGTTAAAGTTTAATTTATTCATCCAAGTAACATTCTATTTTTTTCACAAACCTGAAAAAGTCCATAGCTCACACTGTGATTAGCTAATTGCATAACTTTTGAAGTACTACGACCGCTTTCATTCTCAACCAAACACACCCCTGAAATAAAATAGATTAAATCATCTTTGATACAAGACATAGGCCAAAGAACAAAATGATCTATATCTTATTTCATATATGAAAGGTCGTAGGTAAAAAGGGGATTTACGCCACGAgtgaataaaagcgaaacttaTAAACATATCAATAAAAGTGCGGTAAAAGAAAAAGGGCAGTAAGAACGGGTCTAATCGTTTTATCTTATGCAAAAGAGTATACCTACcccccccccagcgggttaaggggcttagaataaacccgcggtaggtatgcctgtcgtaagagggacGAAAATAGCAAATTGaaacaaggggttgtgtagtgcaactctctaaaggggttgccagcggaatatctagcttctccaacccaattgtctccctcacctacccgtggcgaatcttgtttcattaacagccgaggctctggcgaccccgaactcacgatggatctaggggttgggagggcagtatggcctacaaggtttcatgtgTTCATagcaaatctttcccgagatggtcgggctttatggtgcttgttaccggaacgtaccggatctgcatctggcaaaggaccatcagcatcgattaCACTccgggagtatccttatcgctacaacaacaacaacgacaatcgAGGCCACTTCGATTCATACAGTGAAATAGGGTATTTCTATGAGGAGAGGACTTAATAAGTCCTTTAATTAAAAATGGGCATAACATGACATCCATTATAAGGGTGTCGCGGCTACTTATCAATTAATGTTGAGCGTAGTGCCTTTTGTCCATGCATAACGTATTGACGGACTTCAATCAAATGTTTATGAGTACATACGCACTACAAAGAGTAACAGCTTTGGctccaaaattagttttgatatcaCTCCGAAAAATGTTAACACTCATTGAAATCAATAATCGAATAGATTAGTTAAACGGAAAAAAGTAGTTTTGCTGTTTTTACATGGTGCtggattaaaatttttttcagtttttgaaaTCTCCACGTAGTAAGTGTGAGGGGGcacattttcaacttttttgtaGCGTTCGCTCTACGGCCCATATTCTTAACACTCGGTAAGTCTTTGGGGAGTATTTCTTCGGTTAAAACAACAGCAAGAACGCTAAAAAATGCGATCTTATTATAAACAACATTTTGTGCTGAGAAAACAAATTTCATGAATCCAAGCTCAGAGCAGTATAAATATACTTCCTCATATTTTAAAAGCTTAAAAAcatgtcaaattttttaaaaattagtttCAAAACATTCAAATCATGAGCTCAAGTTGGGAGCTAACATACTTCTAGAATCTCGAGCATATTCTCAGGATTCGCTTACTTCGATAATCATAACTTTTCCTTTTAAAAAAGGATTTCTTTGTATACAAATATtgatgttgaaaataaaaaaacaaaaataaattattggcGCAACTGGTTCCACATATTTTCTGCCGACTCCAAACAGCATCTGCAGGGCTGATGAATTTTCAATTCATCGCAGGaatacacccggagtgtttgCCAAGTTACTGCCGAGGGACTCCCAAAATGCTCAAAGAACATACGATCTAGTTCCATCCCTTTCAAAATTTAGAAGGGTGCTAAAACAGCATTCTATGGTGCAGATCTATTTTGTAGACCCACAAAGGCACACAGTAGGACAACCATATGCAATTGAGAAATAAAACAGTTTAGACTAATGACTCCTTCATTAGATTGACTGCTCAGCGCTAATACatgccaaattgtttatactccaagcaacgagagtatcagtcGCACTCATTTATCTAAACAGAGATAACTCACGAACTCTGACTGGATACTATAGGAGCACTTTAGTTTACGATATCACCTTATTAAGTCAAATTGCTTTTGTGAGCTGGCGGATGAAACGCTTGTTCATATTCTCTGCGAATGAGTCGcgctggcaaggcagagactcgtGATATAgggtaaaaagcctgaagaggtatgtacctaaattcattacaattctCCAGAAGTAGAAATAGACTGAAAtatcaagcacaatagatctaaataaaggtcgcagtgcatcgaggactaataatgtaaataataataagaactctgtgagtacattagggtgggtcgatttgtatggacgaaaattaaccgctatctcgccatcgatttttcgataggatttgggctcaggaaaaaaagttccactacgcatacccaaaaaaataattttccagcctgcgaaatttcatttttttgattttttttccactttgatttttaaggtttttttcatgacctactaaaaatgttcatatgtataccctgtccgatccaaaaatgtccgctaaaaactgtgtcgataacagttttttgaaaaatatttttttttttaatatattttttttaaagaactgttatttaaaaaaaaaaaatttttttttccaaaaaatgttatcgacgtttttagcggatatttttgggtcggacagggtataaatgaaatttttacaatcaaatgaacattttttaataggtcatgaaaaaaagtcttaaaaatcaaagtcgaaaaaagtcaaaaaaattaaatttcgcaggctcgaaaatgaatgcgtagtggaactttttttcctgagcccaaatcctatcgaaaaatcgatggcgcgatatcggttaataaatcgacccaaccTAGAGTACATACTTACAATTGGATAGATAACTTCTTGGGAAGTCATGTGCCAACAATTCTTTGGCTAACTGACATCTTGTCAGCATTTTCGCATCACTTTGCATGATGAGGCAGAAACACAGGGCAAACGATACGCTAAATATAGCGGTATTTATTTTCAAGCGCATTCTCAcaccacttttttttttatttattttttttaacgctGATAAGAGCTCAGCTTTTACAAATACCAATACCAGGAATCGAGTAATAATTtaatagcaattttttttttttttataaatatttattatagtCTAAATGAATTCCAATTAAATGCGcgattttaaaatatatttttttctttcgatTATAATTGTTATATTTAAAGTTCACTCGTATGGCATCACTTTCACTTCGTAACGCTTTAAGGATATGTGTTAGAATAGCGATTACTTTGCTTTGCATCTAGGCTAACCGCGCTAAAGGATTGCGTTTTCAGTGCACACTTTCCACAGCTGCTGCTACAAAAGCTTCTCGTTCCAGCGTTAACGCACAACTGAGGCATATTAAATGGTATTAAGGTTTTTAAAGCCTCGGTGAACACCGGAGCAATCCGGATACGCTGTGTCACCTCTGTGTTTGCACAACATACATTATGTCGTTATCgacaattttccatttttctcAGATTTGACTATTCTACTATATTTGCTTTATCCATTACGATGCTTGGATTGCATCattttataatttgtaatttCGTTacgttcatacatttttttatatgtatagatttttacaaagaaaatttataaatttgtttagTGTTCTAATAACTGTACTTACAAATTTATTAGCATAAAGTCAACCTCCTTACAATATTTGTGCAGTAGCCTCAGTTGTAAAGCAGACAATCAAATCAAAATGGCACTGAAGGCGGCAAAAATAAACATAATTGGATTTGAATAGATATGTGGAGGTGATGTACGTAGCGATAAAACGATGTATGAAGCAATAAATTAAATATGCGGCTTAGTTGCACTTTAAAATTGTTACATACTAAAACTCACTGGAAGCTTACTTTCGTTTTCGATTTAACCCTAGAATGATTgagaaaaaaaatcttgttttaagCTATGCATTTAACGCTCGCTTTTATTGAGAGCATACGGGGCAGCTGAGGGATCAATTTTCGGTCGAAAGCTATTGAACGTCAACTACGCGGTAGCTTTCAATCTTAAAATGACCAATGATACATTCTAAGTCAGATATCGATACGGTAGTCATAACAATCTCTTTCATAGAGGAAGTACGCAGAAAACTAGATCAGTCATAATGCTCTCAAAATAGAGGATCTACTTGAGCGGGGACTCAAGCTGGCAGCAGAAAAAAGCGGGTTCCAAGTGCTCGTGGAGTTCGAGGTGTAAACATACATATCGGTAGCTGTTTCAAACCGATGATTCattgttaacaaatcgataaaatgtCGATAATAGATTGGTAACACTTCGATATGAAATCGATAGATTTTCTATATCAAATCGAAAGCTGATTTATAGCAAATCGAtgttttcgataacttttcgatacaaaaTCGATATCTCACCTATAACAATTTGGTAACactccaataacaaatcgataatttttcgttaaaatttcgatcaaaaatcgatatttcGCCGATAAAGAATCAACAGCTTATTGGCAACATTTCGTTgccatttttataaataattagcTTTTCGTTGGTAagtagataacaaatcgatagctttttgaaaacaaatcgataagttttcaatAACATATCGTAGTTTTCAATTACAATAAAAAAACGAAAACTCGTCATTAAAATTTCGATAACCCATCGACCACCTCTCTATGCTAACGCTTACACTTACATACCCTACGTTTACCTTCTGGATTCCCACATACTGCGAGTAAAGATAtttacaattaaaaacaagtaaggacgggactgtcttcggttgtgccgaagacttcacacctttcatgaatggggctgtacaataatcttatcccgttcgtaatctccaaataatcggttgtataaaatatgtacatacctaaacgatttttaagataaatataaaataaaaaatggcaaaaaacccccttatctgaacgatcggttgtatgtgatatatattatatatagctccgatcgaaatgatttttacagaaaatcttctatgatatattagaataaatatcacaaagtttaacgtgtttatattggaaattaagggagaaatggctaaaaatcttcctatctgaacgatcggttgtaagggatatatactatatatagctccgatcaaagtaattgtttcagaaaatcttctatgatatattaaaatatatatcaccgagtttcacgtttatactttctaaattaagggagaaatggccaaaaattttcctatctgaacgatcggttgtatgggatgtatattatatatagctccgatc from Eurosta solidaginis isolate ZX-2024a chromosome 3, ASM4086904v1, whole genome shotgun sequence includes these protein-coding regions:
- the LOC137245109 gene encoding lysozyme-like, coding for MRLKINTAIFSVSFALCFCLIMQSDAKMLTRCQLAKELLAHDFPRSYLSNWVCLVENESGRSTSKVMQLANHSVSYGLFQINNKNWCRKGRKGGICNIKCEDFLNDEISDDSRCAMQIFNRHGFQAWPGWVNKCRGRTLPDVSRC